The proteins below come from a single Chloroflexota bacterium genomic window:
- a CDS encoding ABC transporter permease translates to MAGLLARYVVLAGAVVLLNFLLPRFLPGDPLDFGTDEGVDPSRLTLTAEGRARMVEVYRLDQPLPRQFVGYLSDLGRLDFGRSIGRGTRVADLIAQRLPWTLGLMGVTAVLSSLLGLVLGLVAAWRGGRIDATIVGVATSLAALPELLVALGLLVTLAVGAGWFPLYGGQTPFAGAAASSLGGTAAVANPFATPETVTATVTSAGPGLLATALDILWHLTLPALALLISTTAAFVLVARGTVRAELAQPYLTVARSKGLDEWRILRTHLLPNAALPLVTLFGLRVGQILGGAVVVERVFAIPGLGLFAYEAIRARDYPILQAVFLIASLFVLAVQLTLDLISRALASRHAG, encoded by the coding sequence ATGGCAGGGCTGCTGGCCCGGTACGTCGTGCTGGCTGGGGCGGTCGTCCTCCTCAACTTCCTGCTGCCGCGCTTTCTGCCGGGCGATCCGCTGGATTTCGGGACAGATGAGGGCGTAGACCCCAGCCGCCTCACGCTGACAGCCGAGGGGCGCGCCAGGATGGTGGAGGTCTACCGCCTCGATCAGCCATTGCCGCGGCAGTTTGTCGGCTATCTGAGCGATCTGGGGCGGCTCGACTTCGGGCGGTCTATCGGGCGCGGGACGCGGGTGGCTGACCTGATCGCCCAGCGGTTGCCCTGGACGCTGGGGCTGATGGGCGTGACGGCAGTTCTGTCGAGCCTGCTTGGACTGGTGCTCGGGCTGGTGGCGGCGTGGCGTGGTGGCCGGATCGACGCGACGATTGTCGGGGTCGCGACCAGCCTCGCAGCCCTGCCCGAGCTGCTGGTGGCACTCGGGCTGCTGGTGACGCTGGCCGTCGGCGCTGGCTGGTTCCCGCTGTACGGCGGCCAGACGCCGTTCGCGGGTGCAGCCGCCAGCAGCCTCGGCGGGACGGCTGCCGTGGCGAACCCGTTCGCGACGCCGGAGACCGTGACGGCGACGGTGACCTCGGCCGGACCCGGCCTGCTGGCGACGGCCCTCGACATCCTCTGGCACCTGACCCTGCCGGCCCTGGCCCTGCTGATCTCGACGACGGCCGCCTTCGTGCTGGTGGCGCGTGGCACGGTTCGCGCTGAGCTTGCCCAGCCGTACCTGACGGTCGCTCGCTCAAAGGGTCTGGACGAGTGGCGCATCCTGCGGACCCACCTGCTGCCGAACGCCGCGCTGCCGCTGGTGACGCTCTTCGGTCTGCGTGTCGGCCAGATCCTCGGCGGGGCGGTGGTGGTGGAGCGGGTGTTCGCCATCCCGGGCCTGGGCCTGTTCGCCTACGAGGCGATCCGCGCCCGGGACTACCCGATCCTTCAGGCCGTCTTTCTGATCGCGA